The genomic DNA GCTTTTTGCATTTTGTCAAGGAGTATGTCAGTATAGAAGCTGCAGCACTAAGACTCAAATCTGTTGTGCCATCTGGTAAGAGTTTATCCAGATATAGGAAACAAACTGTGGATTGTGGAAGAAGGTCAAGATGACTAAAATTCTGCCATGGAGGAATGTCTTGTGATCACTACATTTCTGACAGAATAATTACGAAATGACAAAAAGAGGGGGAACAACGGTTGTGTCTATAGATGGTAACGCAAGATTTGAGAAAGTCTCACGAgatggttgaggttaggcattGCCTCGATTGGTTAAGGATAAGAAGTCTCGACCATCTAGAGACCGGAAACAACAGAACCAAGTTTGTTTGTGTATACATTCAGATAAACAATCTTGTTCTTCGTTTGTTGTCAGCGTTATATTTTTAAATCTTAATAACTTTTAGCACAAAtactttgttttgttgctgctgcttcAGTGTAAACACAATAGATATTCCATGCAAGTTGTGagaaaatgtttattaatattattatcattaacaATGTACCATACTCTGCCTGGTGCTCTGTTAATGTCTTAACAGTATTCAaactctgtaaaaaaaaagacagttgaAACATCATGTTTTCCTTACAATCAAAAATGCATAGATTTATACAAACAAAATCGCCTTTAACAATTTGGCCAGGTACACAATTTCATCTTTAacgttttaaaatgtttacattgttatgtatctttttctgtaatgttttaattttttattactAATAGTACTCTATCATTACATGATTATGCAGACGTGCCCCCTACACATTAGAATTTGCAGTTTCACTCCAAAGGTTCAGGGATCAGGTCTGAAGTTTATAGAAAGTGATGAAGACATATAACAGAATCTCTGTGTCAGTCTTTGAAGTGATGAAGTGTGACCGTGTCCGACCGCCGTGGACCACCTCCTCACACTCAGGATGCACATTGACTCTCACTGTCCCTGATTCTGATGTTCCTTCAGAGCCAGTATTGCTTTTCGGTAAAGATCTATCAGGAGACAGGTTCatcttttttaaaattaaagccGTGATTTCATTTCAGCGTCCAAAGTGTTATTGCATTCGATTTGGAGATGGAAGATGTGGATGAAGCTCACCAAAGGTTGCAGACAGGTCCACAGGTTGCGCGTAAGCTCCAGACATCTCCTCTGTGTTGATCTTGTTCTTCCTTTTCACTTTGACAactgtcttcttcttccttctttccCCTTTAGCTAGATATAAGATAAAAGAAATGTTAGATTTCCATTCTTAAACAGCTAATAACCAAAACATATTGGCCATCAATAACTGATTTCAACCTTTAAGCGGCTTCTCATCATTGTCTGGTGATGCTGGCACGTCCAGAGTCTCTTCCTTCACTTTTGTTTTGCGTTTTGGTTTGCCTTTTTTCGGGGGGATCAGGGCACTGCTGGCTTTCTCTCTGTGGCCAGAGTTTTCATGCTCTCCTTCATTACCGtcaccctcctcttcctcctcctgttcATTTGCTTCTACTTGATCCTTTTCACCTTCCTGGACCTTAAccggcttcttcttcttctttgtcttctttttcAGACTGGTTTCCTGTAAACCAGTTATTTATTGTAATATTCATTTCAAATCACATTATTATAGAGGACTTCACAATCAtgacaaacaaaatacaaaaatatggttTGGCAAAACATATCCATATTTCAATTGAAATGCAGTCCAGTTCTTCGTCACTGCAAACTACAACCCCAATGAAAAACATATAGTTAAATGAATACCTCTCTGATGGTGTCaatcaaaagtgtaaaaaagatATTATCTTTTGTGAAGGTAGAAGTTATGGCTGAGCTGTTGATTGCATTAGATTTTACAGGTGTACCCAATAAAGTGGCAAATAAGAGTGTAAAACGGATGCAAATTATTTTCCTGACCTTTTGCAGCAAGTTTCGAATGGGTTGCATCTTTCCTTCACCCTTTgtatttttctgcttttcttttagCCGATGAACCTGGCGAAGATCTGGTTTGCTGGATCGCATTCTGAGGTGACAGAACATTTAAAAGGTCAACATGTAAGCATTATATCATGCTTAGGTTTATCTTGATCTGTACAATATGTATAATGTTGAACCTCCTCCTACCGTTCCCCCTTGGATTTTCTGCAAACTTTCTCTGTTTTCCAGgtcttttccctctctcttggTTCCAGAGGCCTCTTGCTGTCCTGGGCTACACGAGTACACAGCTCGGGGTAATCCAGACAAACGGCACGCAGCAACCAGCGAAGGCCTCGTAGAGTCTTTCTGTCCGACCAGCGTCGCAGGTCCATTAAGGCTGAACAAGGCTCCTGAGCGGGAAAGGAAAAAGGTTTGTCTGTCATCCATAGTTTCACTTCCTACAAgagatttgtgttttttttccgatTGCATTAGTGAACTTTAACACTTACAATATGGCACAGAGAGCGGCTCTGGTTGACCAGCTCCTCCAGGGACAGAATCTCAATCAGCTCACTTCCCAGCAAAGCGTTCATTTTGTCCTGTTTGTTAGCCAACCTaagaaaaaaaggtttcagCACTAAGTCACTCACCTTTTAGCTTCACAGTtacgtttatctgtgttttttgcccccaacgttGCCTTcgaggcagcgctgcctggaaggcaccgttaggaggcactggttagggttagggttaaggttaaggttaaggttagggttaggtgccttaaggcagcggtcgcagcgctgcctggaaggagtagttgggggcaaaaaaacaccattgagtgATTAGTTATTTCAGTGTTTTCCCTCATCAGCCACCAGAGGGCActgtttattaataataataataataataataactttattcaggacacaaaTGGAAGGTCCATAGCACATTAGAAATGATAATATTTACAAACATATagcaataaatatacagtacaattcatataaatgaataaaaggTCAACAACCTTCACCTGTGATATACAAACAGGAGTGCCAATGTCTCCACGGTAGATGCATACCTGACAGAGCTAAAATCAATGTGGGCTAAAGCTTGTATAATTCTGTTTTCTGAGACAGACATTCTACACATGTATAGATAAATAAGGTTTCTTATTAAGGCAGAACAGGTAGGCACACCAACACTGCACATGCTGTTTGATCACACTTGTAATGTATGTATGATATAATTACACTAGTAGGGGTTTTCCTGCCACTCTCGGTTGTTTCAGCTGGTCAGCAAGAACCTCCTTGACCTCCTTTATCCTTTGCCTGTCACTAGAGTCCACCACAAAGATGATCCCATGGGCTTCTCCACAGAGCTCCCTCCAGGCTCCTCTCGACTCTGCTGAGCCCCCCACATCCAACAAGGTGACCTGGTAGTTCTCCACTCTCAGCTCATGTCGTACGCAGCCATTGGTGGGTCCTGTTTCCACACCATTGGGGACTAAAAAaaggacaggaagtaaaacacaGGTAGATAAGTTGTCGTATTTCAGCTTTAAGCACTTTTAGTTGAATTGGCAATTAAAACTGTCACTGTTGAATTACCTCTTAACATTCCTCTGATGGAGGATGTTTTTCCTGCTTTGTCAAGACCAACTACCAGAATGGTCACTTTCCTGCAAAGAAGTATGCACAGTATATAATTTCACTTAAAAGAGCACCATatagctttaaaggtccaatgacatgctgctttttggatgcttttatataggccttagtggtcccctaatactgtatctgaaattcagccttggtgcagaattacagccactagagccagtcccacaatgagctttccttagtatgtgccatttctgtgtctgtagctttaaatgctattgaggaggagagaggggggcaaggtagagggtgggggtgtggccttgaccaactgccactttgcttgtttgcaaaccatgatgtctctctctttttcatgggtgggccaaattctctgggagggcaaagcagagaaaggggaggtaaccttgctccttatgacctcataaggagcaagattccagatcggcccatctgagctttcattttctcaaaggcagagcaggatgcccagggctcggttattgccatttctagccactgggggaccataggcaggctgggggaatgcatattcatgttaaaaaacctcataaagtgacattttcatgccatgggacctttagcTGTAAATTAAAGCAATAACCGGAATAATCATGTCAGGTGGCATCAATGAACTGTGCATGACATACACATTCATATTATGAATATATTATGAATATATTATttccaaaagaaagaaaataatcatTTTCAAACCAGTTCCGATGAGCCCAGCAACACTGGGATTTTATTTGATTGAATATGGTGAATCTATGAGGTTTAACTTTGTGATTAGGCTGATTGAACctgtgttttctattttttggaAGATAGAAGCTTTGCCAAATGCGTCACATGCATCACTGATCACATTTTCTGAGGTTTattatacatttaatttttcaagaaatgttttatttgtaacCTGATTGGCTCCTGTATTTTGGAGAACCAGGTGCAGCAGTTACTCATCAGGTTGAACATGTTTCCTTGAGGTGAGCAAGGTGAGCACAGCGGCCACCATCTTCTCTGGAACTGGCACCTACAAACAGATGGTCAACATTATATAACCTTGtataactcacacacacacacacacacacacacacacacacacacacacacacacacacacacacacacaaacagggccGGTCGGTTGAGTCACTGGGAGTCATGGCCAGGGCCAACACAAGTGTATCCTGTGGGTTTAGGAGACTTTTACAGATGGTCAGACATCCAGGCAATGCTTTGACTGCCAAATGTCTCTCTACCTCCCCAGAATCTTAAATACGCTGTATTAGCATCTCTTAGCTCACTTTCATTgcaaagctttttttctttagtttctTGGATCAATAATCAATGATGATGTGTGAGCCCTGTAAAAGCTTTCTGCCATGTATAGGCAACTATGAGTTGTCCCGTCAAGTCTtgtaatacacacacagcagcaggtgTGCTTTGTCCAGTGCCTCTGTTTAGGCTCCATAATCTGCTAAAGCCAGTTTAGAACAGCCTGCTTTTACAGTGTTGCTGACCCATAATTGGTTTGGCTGTAAAAGACAGTGAGGATGTTTTCCATGTTTTACACAGGTATCTGAAATCGCcgcattttagacatttatagCAAAGTGTCAATTCAAAGAAACCATCCATCCACAGTACTAAACGAGCATGTTGTGGGCTGTGTCAATGTAAAAGATGTATGTGTTTGCtttgtggaataaaaaaaaaaaaaaaacatgaaatgtgcaatacaaatgttgcgcAATACAAAAGTTTTATCATTTTAGTAGTTTAGTTTACTGAGATGTTTTCCGGTCCGTACTTTGTAAATAGATAGATGTTGATTTTAGTGATatcaaaatgcaaaaataaaatgagaaattGGAATATTAAACACAATAGTACCCAGTAAAGTGCCATAAAAATCGAAAAACCTGTTGATGTAAACAATAAACCCACAGGAGACCTACAGTAGATTACTTTATGTTTATCACTAATAGAAATACTCTATTTTTGTTACTATATCTGTAATAACTTAAATAACTAAAAAACACGATGAATAACAGCGCACCAGTTTAAATTCATACAGACAATGAATGGTTAGTACACATGGGTGGTAAAATGCAGTGAATCATCAgattaaaacaaagcatttcAAACTCAGTGGACACTAAATGATCAGCGCCTGATACCACTGACTGACTAAATCACATGTAATAGGTGCAACTTTTGCAAAGTTAAGATAGGAGAAATTTAAAGAATACTTACAGAAGTAAGTCTATgtccatgcatttgtttggGTGCTCCTCTCTAATAACATCTTGTACCCACCAGCTACAAAACTAATCAGGCTCACGGTAAGCCTTTAGTCACCCCATGCAGGAGGTACAACCTGGGAAATGTTGTGTTGGTATTTCAACCAATCCCAGAGCCCTCTAAACCAACTGCTAATCCCATTGGATGGCATGGTTCTTCTTTAGGTAAACTAAACGTCCCGGAGAATGAAATGTGTCTTGTGGTGTGATCTGTGACGTGCTGTGATCTCCCGAAAGCCTGAAAGTGATAGCATGCACTTTAGTCACTCTGGGACATAATGACATAATAACTATGGTGATTGTTCGGTGGTGTCCCACTACCATGTACATGAGACAAGTTTTCAGGTATAATTGGAACCAAAGCAATTTTTTCTTGTGAGGTACATCAGGTTGATC from Perca fluviatilis chromosome 10, GENO_Pfluv_1.0, whole genome shotgun sequence includes the following:
- the arl13a gene encoding ADP-ribosylation factor-like protein 13A, whose product is MDIDLLLCQFQRRWWPLCSPCSPQGNMFNLMSNCCTWFSKIQEPIRKVTILVVGLDKAGKTSSIRGMLRVPNGVETGPTNGCVRHELRVENYQVTLLDVGGSAESRGAWRELCGEAHGIIFVVDSSDRQRIKEVKEVLADQLKQPRVAGKPLLVLANKQDKMNALLGSELIEILSLEELVNQSRSLCHIEPCSALMDLRRWSDRKTLRGLRWLLRAVCLDYPELCTRVAQDSKRPLEPREREKTWKTEKVCRKSKGERMRSSKPDLRQVHRLKEKQKNTKGEGKMQPIRNLLQKETSLKKKTKKKKKPVKVQEGEKDQVEANEQEEEEEGDGNEGEHENSGHREKASSALIPPKKGKPKRKTKVKEETLDVPASPDNDEKPLKAKGERRKKKTVVKVKRKNKINTEEMSGAYAQPVDLSATFDLYRKAILALKEHQNQGQ